A stretch of the Medicago truncatula cultivar Jemalong A17 chromosome 5, MtrunA17r5.0-ANR, whole genome shotgun sequence genome encodes the following:
- the LOC11408642 gene encoding cytochrome P450 704B1 — protein sequence MNLTIIAPFRNRYNNMGGLVILICMIFSWIFLHRWSQRNKKGPKTWPFLGAAIEQLMNYDRMHDWLVQYFSMSKTVVVPMPFTTYTYIADPVNVEHVLKTNFSNYPKGEVFHSYMEVLLGHGIFNVDGELWKRQRKTASLEFASRNLRDFSTKVFKEYALKLSTILSQSSFLNQQIDMQELLMRMTLDSICKVGFGVEIGTLNPNSPNNSFAQAFDTANIIVTLRFIDPLWKIKKILNLGSEAQLGKSIKIIDDFTYSVIRRRKAEIEDAKKNGQQNQMKNDILSRFIELGENHATDKSLRDVVLNFVVAGRDTTATTLSWAIYMVMTHSHVAQKLYLELKTFEENQAKEENVTLPQYDDKDDPKLFNQRVVQFSKLLNKDSLEKLHYLHAVITETLRLYPAVPQDPKGVIEDDVLPDGTKIKAGGMVTYVPYSMGRMEYNWGPDAASFKPERWFKDGVLKNESPFKFTAFQAGPRICLGKDSAYLQMRMVLAILCRFYKFNLVPDHQVKYRMMTILSMAHGLRVTVEKRS from the exons ATGAATCTCACAATCATTGCCCCTTTTAGGAACAGATACAACAACATGGGAGGGTTAGTGATATTGATATGCATGATTTTTTCATGGATATTCTTACATAGATGGAGTCAAAGGAACAAAAAAGGACCCAAAACTTGGCCATTTCTTGGAGCTGCAATTGAACAATTGATGAACTATGATAGAATGCATGATTGGCTTGTCCAATATTTTTCCATGTCCAAAACTGTTGTTGTCCCCATGCCGTTCACAACTTATACATACATTGCTGATCCTGTTAATGTTGAACATGTTCTTAAGACCAACTTCAGTAATTACCCAAAA GGTGAAGTGTTCCATTCATATATGGAAGTTCTACTAGGACATGGGATATTTAATGTTGATGGAGAGCTTTGGAAGAGACAAAGGAAAACTGCGAGCTTAGAATTTGCATCAAGAAATTTGAGGGATTTTAGCACCAAAGTTTTCAAAGAATATGCTTTAAAACTCTCAACCATTTTAAGTCAATCATCTTTTCTCAACCAACAAATAGACATGCAG GAGTTATTGATGAGAATGACATTAGACTCCATATGCAAAGTTGGTTTTGGAGTGGAAATTGGAACATTGAATCCTAACTCACCAAACAATTCTTTTGCTCAAGCTTTTGATACTGCTAATATAATTGTAACACTTCGCTTCATTGATCCCTTAtggaaaattaagaaaattctAAATCTTGGCTCAGAAGCACAACTTGGTAAGAGCATCAAAATCATTGATGATTTTACTTACTCTGTAATAAGAAGAAGGAAGGCAGAGATAGAGGATGCTAAAAAGAATGGCCAACAAAATCAG atgaaaaatgatatattatcaAGATTCATTGAATTGGGAGAAAACCATGCAACTGACAAAAGTTTAAGAGACGTTGTTTTGAACTTTGTGGTTGCTGGTAGAGACACAACTGCAACAACTCTATCATGGGCTATATATATGGTGATGACACATTCCCATGTTGCTCAAAAACTTTACTTGGAGCTCAAAACTTTTGAGGAGAATCAAGCAAAGGAAGAGAATGTTACCTTGCCTCAGTATGATGATAAAGATGACCCtaaattattcaatcaaagagtTGTACAATTTTCAAAGTTATTGAATAAAGATTCACTAGAGAAGTTGCATTATTTGCATGCAGTCATAACTGAGACACTAAGATTGTATCCTGCGGTTCCTCAG GATCCCAAGGGTGTGATAGAGGATGATGTGTTGCCAGATGGTACCAAAATAAAAGCAGGAGGGATGGTAACTTATGTTCCATATTCAATGGGAAGAATGGAGTATAACTGGGGGCCTGATGCAGCTTCATTTAAACCTGAGAGATGGTTTAAAGATGGTGTTCTTAAGAATGAATCTCCATTCAAATTCACAGCATTCCAA GCAGGGCCAAGGATATGTCTTGGTAAGGATTCTGCATATCTTCAAATGAGGATGGTGTTGGCTATTTTGTGCAGATTTTACAAGTTCAATTTGGTGCCTGATCATCAAGTGAAATATAGAATGATGACTATTTTATCAATGGCACATGGATTAAGGGTTACCGTTGAGAAACGTTCTTGA